A genome region from Variovorax paradoxus includes the following:
- a CDS encoding ABC transporter ATP-binding protein has translation MSSPATHTLRTQNLGIRFGAFQAVSEVNLSLEPGARQALIGPNGAGKTTLINLLTGVFKPTSGSIHMGGRDITRLSGDKRARMGLARTFQINTLFPSLTPLLSVVLAISEREGLGATWWRPLKGCTAVFDEAHALLGTLRLDSLADVPVAELAYGKQRLLEIALALAARPRILLLDEPAAGVPEDESGELFEAIAALPQDISVLFIEHDMKLVFRFSRRISVLVGGRILTEGTPVEIGADPRVREVYLGSAHHHG, from the coding sequence ATGAGCAGCCCGGCCACCCACACGCTGCGCACGCAGAACCTGGGCATCCGCTTCGGCGCCTTCCAGGCCGTGAGCGAGGTGAACCTTTCGCTCGAACCCGGCGCGCGGCAGGCGCTGATCGGCCCCAACGGCGCCGGCAAGACCACGCTCATCAACCTGCTGACGGGCGTGTTCAAGCCCACCAGCGGATCGATCCACATGGGCGGGCGCGACATCACGCGCCTGTCGGGCGACAAGCGCGCGCGCATGGGACTGGCGCGCACCTTCCAGATCAACACGCTGTTCCCCAGCCTCACGCCGCTGCTGTCGGTGGTGCTGGCCATCAGCGAGCGCGAAGGCCTGGGCGCCACCTGGTGGCGGCCGCTGAAGGGCTGCACCGCCGTGTTCGACGAGGCGCATGCGCTGCTCGGCACGCTGCGGCTCGACAGCCTGGCCGACGTGCCCGTGGCCGAGCTGGCCTATGGCAAGCAGCGCCTGCTGGAAATCGCGCTCGCGCTGGCCGCCAGGCCGCGCATCCTGTTGCTCGACGAACCGGCCGCCGGCGTGCCCGAGGACGAGAGCGGCGAACTCTTCGAAGCCATCGCGGCGCTGCCGCAGGACATCAGCGTGCTGTTCATCGAACACGACATGAAACTCGTCTTCCGCTTCTCGCGCCGCATCTCGGTGCTGGTGGGCGGACGCATCCTCACCGAAGGCACACCCGTCGAGATCGGCGCCGACCCGCGCGTGCGCGAGGTCTACCTGGGAAGCGCGCACCACCATGGCTGA
- a CDS encoding branched-chain amino acid ABC transporter permease, with amino-acid sequence MKALSISPARLRIAEAAFWLALASCFFLLPDKLTLMSQVMIFGLFAVSLDMALGYAGILTVGHAAFFGAGAYAAGLLARYGWSEPFTGLLFALAVCGVLGYVLSYLVVRGADLTRLMITIGVCVLLYELANRLSGITGGTDGLQGVVIAPVLGLFDFDLYGKTAFGYAFGVVLAMFLLVRLVLRSPFGLALRGIHDSRKRMTAIGSPVEARLRMAYAFSAAVAGVAGALLAQTTQFVGIESIGFNRSAEVLIILVLGGTGRLYGGMIGAIVYMLVHDWFADMNPQYWMFWLGIFLIAAVMLGRGGIMGALSRLVRTGGKAP; translated from the coding sequence ATGAAAGCCCTGTCCATCTCGCCCGCGCGGCTGCGCATCGCGGAAGCCGCCTTCTGGCTCGCGCTCGCGTCGTGCTTCTTCCTGCTGCCCGACAAGCTCACGCTGATGAGCCAGGTCATGATCTTCGGCCTGTTCGCCGTGTCGCTCGACATGGCGCTCGGCTACGCGGGCATCCTCACCGTGGGCCATGCGGCCTTCTTCGGCGCGGGGGCCTACGCGGCCGGCCTGCTCGCCAGGTACGGCTGGAGCGAGCCCTTCACCGGCCTGCTGTTCGCGCTTGCGGTGTGCGGCGTGCTGGGCTACGTGCTGAGCTACCTCGTGGTGCGCGGTGCCGACCTCACGCGGCTGATGATCACCATCGGCGTGTGCGTGCTGCTGTACGAACTGGCCAACCGGCTGTCGGGCATCACCGGCGGCACCGACGGGTTGCAGGGCGTGGTCATCGCACCGGTGCTCGGCCTCTTCGACTTCGACCTCTACGGCAAGACGGCCTTCGGGTATGCCTTCGGCGTGGTGCTCGCGATGTTCCTGCTGGTGCGGCTGGTGCTGCGCTCCCCCTTCGGCCTGGCGCTGCGCGGCATCCACGACAGCCGCAAGCGCATGACGGCCATCGGCTCGCCGGTGGAAGCACGGCTGCGCATGGCCTACGCCTTCTCGGCGGCGGTGGCCGGCGTGGCGGGCGCGCTGCTGGCGCAGACCACGCAGTTCGTCGGCATCGAGTCGATCGGCTTCAACCGCTCGGCCGAGGTGCTCATCATCCTCGTGCTCGGGGGCACCGGACGTTTGTACGGCGGGATGATCGGCGCCATCGTCTACATGCTGGTGCACGACTGGTTCGCCGACATGAACCCGCAGTACTGGATGTTCTGGCTCGGCATCTTCCTGATCGCGGCCGTCATGCTGGGCCGCGGCGGCATCATGGGCGCGCTGTCGCGCCTGGTTCGCACGGGAGGCAAGGCGCCATGA
- a CDS encoding branched-chain amino acid ABC transporter permease: MGIVIFDGVAYGMLLFLIGVGLSITMGLMNFVNLAHGSFAMVGGYAASVLMNRFGLGFGLSLAAAFVAAALVGALLEFVFYRRLYRAHPLDQVLLSIGVVFVSIAVFTYFFGPTMQPFTLPPALDGQVSLLGLEVGRYRLFLIGCGVAVLAALLLGLGKTRYGAMVRAAVDNQRVAGGTGIHVQRLFFLTFSLGCGLAGLGGALSLGMLGLEPSFPLKYLVYFLMVVCVGGAGTVTGPFIAALLVGIVDVAGKYYLPEAGAFLIYVFMIVMLLVRPNGIVAKKGLA; the protein is encoded by the coding sequence ATGGGCATCGTGATCTTCGATGGAGTGGCCTACGGCATGCTCCTGTTCCTCATCGGCGTGGGCCTGTCCATCACGATGGGGCTCATGAATTTCGTCAACCTCGCGCACGGCAGCTTCGCGATGGTGGGCGGCTATGCGGCCAGCGTGCTCATGAACCGCTTCGGCCTGGGCTTCGGCCTGTCGCTGGCGGCGGCCTTCGTGGCGGCAGCCTTGGTGGGCGCGTTGCTGGAGTTCGTGTTCTACCGGCGGCTGTACCGCGCGCATCCGCTGGACCAGGTGCTGCTGTCGATCGGCGTGGTGTTCGTGTCGATCGCGGTCTTCACCTACTTCTTCGGGCCGACGATGCAGCCTTTCACCCTGCCGCCGGCGCTCGACGGCCAGGTGTCGCTGCTGGGCCTCGAAGTGGGCCGCTATCGCCTGTTCCTCATCGGCTGCGGCGTGGCCGTGCTGGCCGCGCTGCTGCTGGGACTGGGCAAGACGCGCTACGGCGCCATGGTGCGCGCGGCAGTCGACAACCAGCGCGTGGCGGGCGGCACGGGCATCCACGTGCAGCGCCTGTTCTTCCTGACCTTCTCGCTGGGCTGCGGCCTGGCCGGCCTCGGCGGCGCGCTGAGCCTGGGCATGCTGGGGCTGGAGCCGTCGTTCCCGCTCAAGTACCTCGTGTACTTCCTGATGGTGGTGTGCGTGGGTGGCGCGGGCACTGTCACCGGTCCGTTCATCGCGGCGCTGCTGGTGGGCATCGTCGACGTGGCCGGCAAGTACTACCTGCCCGAGGCGGGCGCCTTTCTCATCTACGTCTTCATGATCGTCATGCTGCTCGTGCGGCCCAACGGCATCGTCGCGAAGAAGGGGCTCGCATGA
- a CDS encoding ABC transporter substrate-binding protein: protein MTTMTKRTVLSTLMLAGFGLLGATAQAADEPLRIGLIATYSGPYADYGRQFDAGIALYLKEHGGKVGGRTVEIVKKDTGGPAPDAAKRIAQELIVRDKVSVLTGLDFSPNAYAVGAIATQAKIPTIVMNAASSAITTSSPYVARLSFTVQQVTDPMARYMLKEGIKDAYTVVADYASGVDAETAFKKTFTAGGGKVSGEVRTPMNNPDFSAYVQRIKDAKPQAVFFFFPSGVMPPAFLKVWKERGMEQAGIKLYATGEATDDSYLDATGDVALGLVTSHHYSFAHPSPKNQKFVKDFAADNGTKLRPSYFAVTAYDAMAAIDLALAKTKGDIAGDKFMDALKGLSFESPRGPVEIDPATRDIVQTVYIRKTERVNGQLVNVEFDKFDRVKDPAKEGAAAK, encoded by the coding sequence ATGACGACGATGACCAAGAGAACCGTTCTCTCGACCCTGATGCTGGCCGGCTTCGGCCTGCTGGGCGCCACGGCCCAGGCCGCCGACGAGCCGCTGCGCATCGGCCTCATTGCCACCTACTCGGGCCCCTACGCCGACTACGGCCGCCAGTTCGACGCCGGCATCGCGCTGTACCTGAAGGAGCACGGCGGCAAGGTGGGCGGGCGCACCGTCGAGATCGTCAAGAAGGACACCGGCGGCCCCGCGCCCGACGCCGCCAAGCGCATCGCGCAGGAGCTGATCGTGCGCGACAAGGTGAGCGTGCTCACCGGCCTGGACTTCAGCCCCAACGCCTACGCCGTGGGCGCCATTGCCACGCAGGCCAAGATCCCAACCATCGTGATGAACGCGGCCTCCTCGGCCATCACCACCAGCTCGCCCTACGTGGCGCGGCTGTCGTTCACCGTGCAGCAGGTCACCGATCCGATGGCGCGCTACATGCTCAAGGAAGGCATCAAGGACGCCTACACCGTGGTGGCCGACTACGCCTCGGGCGTCGATGCCGAGACCGCCTTCAAGAAGACCTTTACCGCCGGCGGCGGCAAGGTGTCGGGCGAGGTGCGCACGCCGATGAACAACCCCGACTTCTCGGCCTACGTGCAGCGCATCAAGGACGCCAAGCCCCAGGCCGTGTTCTTCTTCTTTCCCTCGGGCGTGATGCCGCCGGCCTTCCTGAAGGTGTGGAAGGAGCGCGGCATGGAGCAGGCCGGCATCAAGCTGTACGCCACCGGCGAAGCCACCGACGACAGCTACCTCGACGCCACCGGCGACGTGGCGCTGGGTCTGGTCACGAGCCACCACTACTCGTTCGCGCACCCCTCGCCGAAGAACCAAAAGTTCGTGAAGGACTTCGCCGCCGACAACGGCACCAAGCTGCGCCCGAGCTACTTCGCCGTGACCGCCTACGACGCGATGGCCGCCATCGACCTGGCGCTGGCCAAGACCAAGGGCGACATCGCCGGCGACAAGTTCATGGACGCGCTCAAGGGCCTGAGCTTCGAGAGCCCGCGCGGCCCCGTGGAGATCGACCCGGCCACCCGCGACATCGTGCAGACCGTGTACATCCGCAAGACCGAGCGCGTGAACGGCCAGCTGGTGAACGTCGAGTTCGACAAGTTCGACCGCGTGAAGGACCCGGCCAAGGAAGGCGCCGCCGCCAAGTAA
- a CDS encoding 2Fe-2S iron-sulfur cluster-binding protein: MPTIHYILKDGTTRDVDAKAGASVMETAIRGNVRGIDAECGGCCSCATCHVYVDDAFIGLLPPPDDMESALLDAVASERRPGSRLSCQLTVTAAFDGLTVRVPDTQV, translated from the coding sequence ATGCCCACGATCCACTACATCCTCAAGGACGGCACCACGCGCGACGTCGACGCCAAGGCCGGCGCCAGCGTGATGGAGACCGCCATCCGCGGCAACGTGCGCGGCATCGACGCCGAATGCGGCGGCTGCTGCTCCTGCGCCACCTGCCACGTCTACGTCGACGACGCGTTCATCGGCCTGCTGCCGCCGCCCGACGACATGGAGAGCGCATTGCTCGACGCCGTGGCGTCCGAACGCCGGCCTGGCTCGCGCCTGAGCTGCCAGCTCACCGTCACCGCGGCCTTCGATGGCCTCACGGTGCGCGTGCCCGATACACAGGTTTGA
- a CDS encoding glutamine synthetase family protein: protein MSSKSHTFVERFGLWSDDQHAQARELVRRIDNAEVDLVRFAWPDQHGILRGKTLVASEARSALWEGVNLTSTLLAKDTSHKTVFPVFTQGGGFAIEGLQGGADFTIVADPATFKVLPWSPRTGWVLCDAYMPDGTPCPFATRQILQRAVRQLDELGLDFIAGLEVEFHVFKLEDARMGLADSGQPGEPPRVSLLSHGHQYLTELRYDRVDTLMELLRSQLTALGLPLRSLEIEFGPSQFELTFGPTAGVMPADTMVLLRSAIKQICQRAGLHATFMCRPKIPNVMSSGWHLHQSLRRKADGVNAFMPEAEGQDLSGIGMHYLGGLKAHACGAAALASPTINGYRRYRPFSLAPDRAIWARDNRGAMLRVLGGVGQSASRIENRVGEPTANPYLYLASQLFSGLDGIRNRIDPGPSADAPYETPAEQLPRSLGEALACLRRDEMLNTQMGKTFVDYLCHIKEAEIARFNLEVSEWEHREYFDMF, encoded by the coding sequence ATGAGCAGCAAGAGCCACACCTTCGTCGAGCGCTTCGGCCTCTGGAGCGACGACCAGCACGCGCAGGCCAGGGAACTGGTGCGCCGCATCGACAACGCAGAGGTCGACCTCGTGCGCTTCGCCTGGCCCGACCAGCACGGCATCCTGCGCGGCAAGACCCTCGTCGCCAGCGAGGCGCGCTCGGCCCTGTGGGAGGGCGTGAACCTCACCTCCACCCTGCTGGCCAAGGACACTTCGCACAAGACCGTGTTCCCGGTGTTCACCCAGGGCGGCGGCTTCGCCATCGAAGGCCTGCAGGGCGGCGCCGACTTCACCATCGTGGCCGACCCGGCCACCTTCAAGGTGCTGCCGTGGTCGCCGCGCACCGGCTGGGTGCTGTGCGACGCCTACATGCCCGACGGCACGCCCTGCCCGTTCGCCACCCGGCAGATCCTGCAGCGCGCGGTGCGCCAGCTCGACGAACTGGGCCTGGACTTCATCGCTGGCCTCGAGGTGGAGTTCCACGTCTTCAAGCTGGAGGACGCGCGCATGGGCCTCGCCGACTCGGGCCAGCCCGGCGAGCCGCCGCGCGTGTCGCTGCTGTCGCATGGCCACCAGTACCTGACCGAGCTGCGCTACGACCGCGTCGACACGCTGATGGAGCTGCTGCGCTCGCAGCTCACCGCGCTCGGCCTGCCGCTTCGCTCGCTCGAGATCGAGTTCGGCCCGAGCCAGTTCGAGCTGACCTTCGGCCCCACCGCCGGCGTGATGCCCGCCGACACCATGGTGCTGCTGCGCAGCGCCATCAAGCAGATCTGCCAGCGTGCCGGCCTGCATGCCACCTTCATGTGCCGCCCGAAGATCCCGAACGTGATGTCCAGCGGCTGGCACCTGCACCAGTCGCTGCGCCGCAAGGCGGATGGCGTGAACGCGTTCATGCCCGAGGCCGAAGGGCAGGACCTGAGCGGGATCGGCATGCACTACCTGGGCGGGCTGAAGGCGCACGCCTGCGGGGCCGCGGCCTTGGCGAGCCCCACCATCAACGGCTACCGCCGCTACCGCCCCTTCTCGCTCGCGCCCGACCGCGCGATCTGGGCCAGGGACAACCGCGGCGCGATGCTGCGCGTGCTCGGCGGCGTCGGGCAGAGCGCTTCGCGCATCGAGAACCGCGTGGGCGAGCCCACGGCCAACCCGTACCTGTACCTGGCGTCGCAGCTTTTCTCGGGCCTGGACGGCATCAGGAACCGCATCGACCCCGGCCCCTCGGCCGACGCGCCGTACGAAACGCCGGCAGAGCAATTGCCGCGTTCCCTGGGGGAGGCCCTCGCCTGCCTGCGCCGCGACGAAATGCTCAACACGCAGATGGGCAAGACCTTCGTCGACTACCTGTGCCACATCAAGGAAGCGGAAATCGCCCGCTTCAACCTCGAAGTCAGCGAGTGGGAACACCGCGAGTACTTCGACATGTTCTAG
- a CDS encoding aromatic ring-hydroxylating dioxygenase subunit alpha, with translation MISAEQNDFITRVGPGAPAGKLLRRYWQPVALVDELAGPRPVKPVKLMGQDFVLFRDESGQLGMLDRDCPHRGADLAFGRLENGGLRCAFHGWLFDAKGNCLETPAEPATSKLCSRIKQSAYPVVEKAGMVFAYIGEGEPPAFPEFDCFVAPDSHTFAFKGLFECNWLQALEVGIDPAHASYLHRFFEDEDTSESYGKQFRGASADSDMPITQVLREYDRPDISVEPTDYGFRLKALRKLSEDTTHVRVTNVVFPQAFVIPMSAEMTISQWHVPVDDTHCYWYAVFTSFTGPVDKQQMRDQRLKLYELPDYTSRKNKRNNYGYSIEEQLTETYTGMGDDINVHDQWAVESQGAIQDRTREHLGSTDKGIIAYRRVLVKAIEATLAGETAPMLIDAAQASAMTGPPSIDGIGRGVSDEAATEAYWQDADRARRLKSDWASARLAA, from the coding sequence ATGATCAGCGCCGAGCAGAACGATTTCATCACCCGCGTCGGACCCGGCGCGCCCGCCGGCAAGCTGCTGCGCCGCTACTGGCAGCCGGTGGCCCTGGTCGACGAACTGGCGGGGCCGCGGCCGGTCAAGCCGGTGAAGCTCATGGGGCAGGACTTCGTCCTGTTCCGCGACGAGAGCGGCCAGCTCGGCATGCTCGACCGCGACTGCCCGCACCGCGGCGCCGACCTCGCCTTCGGCCGGCTGGAAAACGGCGGCCTGCGCTGCGCCTTCCACGGCTGGCTGTTCGACGCCAAGGGCAACTGCCTCGAGACCCCGGCCGAGCCCGCCACCAGCAAGCTGTGCAGTCGCATCAAGCAGTCGGCCTATCCGGTGGTCGAGAAAGCCGGCATGGTGTTCGCCTACATCGGCGAGGGCGAGCCCCCCGCATTCCCCGAGTTCGATTGCTTCGTCGCGCCCGACAGCCACACCTTCGCGTTCAAGGGCCTGTTCGAATGCAACTGGCTGCAGGCGCTCGAAGTGGGCATCGACCCCGCGCACGCCTCGTACCTGCACCGCTTCTTCGAGGACGAGGACACATCCGAGAGCTACGGCAAGCAGTTCCGCGGCGCTTCGGCCGACTCCGACATGCCCATCACCCAGGTGCTGCGCGAGTACGACCGCCCCGACATCAGCGTGGAGCCCACCGACTACGGCTTCCGCCTGAAGGCGTTGCGCAAGCTCAGCGAGGACACCACCCACGTGCGAGTGACCAACGTGGTGTTCCCGCAGGCCTTCGTGATCCCGATGAGCGCGGAGATGACCATCTCGCAGTGGCACGTGCCGGTGGACGACACCCACTGCTACTGGTACGCCGTCTTCACCAGCTTCACCGGCCCGGTCGACAAGCAGCAGATGCGCGACCAGCGCCTGAAGCTCTACGAGCTGCCCGACTACACCTCGCGCAAGAACAAGCGCAACAACTACGGCTACAGCATCGAGGAGCAGCTGACCGAGACCTACACCGGCATGGGCGACGACATCAACGTGCACGACCAGTGGGCGGTGGAGTCGCAGGGCGCGATCCAGGACCGCACGCGCGAGCACCTGGGCAGCACCGACAAGGGCATCATTGCCTACCGCCGCGTGCTGGTGAAGGCCATCGAGGCTACGTTGGCCGGCGAGACCGCGCCGATGCTCATCGACGCCGCGCAGGCCAGCGCGATGACGGGGCCGCCTTCCATCGACGGCATCGGCCGCGGCGTGAGCGACGAAGCCGCCACCGAGGCCTACTGGCAGGACGCCGACCGCGCGCGCCGCCTGAAGTCCGACTGGGCCTCCGCACGGCTCGCCGCCTGA
- a CDS encoding GntR family transcriptional regulator: MDSQQSRVLVQLRDMILKGGFVPGERLAEIPLAEKLEASRTPVRLALASLEHEGLIEQSPSGGYQMRRFTSQEVADAIRVRGVIEGFAARLLAEDGAPRQLLRDLKDCLEDGDRAVNKPSMELDDYAAYVEMNDRFHKLIIEGCGNLALKRVMDMLGGQPFAAPSAMLPMQSSMEEGQQWMRQAHRTHHAMVQAIERGQGSRAQALGEEHVEIARMNLDYALERPELAAELMPGIRLVSKGRTG; this comes from the coding sequence ATGGACTCCCAACAATCCCGCGTGCTCGTGCAACTGCGCGACATGATCCTCAAGGGCGGATTCGTGCCCGGAGAGCGGCTGGCCGAGATCCCGCTCGCCGAGAAGCTCGAGGCCTCGCGCACTCCTGTCCGGCTGGCGCTTGCCAGCCTGGAGCACGAAGGGCTGATCGAGCAATCGCCCAGCGGCGGCTACCAGATGCGCCGCTTCACCTCGCAGGAAGTGGCCGATGCCATCCGCGTGCGCGGCGTGATCGAAGGCTTCGCAGCCCGCCTCCTGGCCGAGGACGGAGCCCCGCGGCAGCTGCTGCGCGACCTCAAGGACTGCCTCGAGGACGGCGATCGCGCCGTCAACAAGCCGAGCATGGAGCTCGACGACTACGCGGCCTACGTCGAGATGAACGACCGCTTCCATAAGCTGATCATCGAAGGCTGCGGCAACCTGGCGCTCAAGCGGGTGATGGACATGCTCGGCGGCCAGCCCTTCGCCGCCCCCAGTGCCATGCTGCCGATGCAGTCGTCGATGGAAGAGGGCCAGCAGTGGATGCGCCAGGCGCACCGCACGCACCATGCGATGGTGCAGGCCATCGAGCGCGGCCAGGGTTCGCGCGCGCAGGCGCTGGGCGAGGAACACGTGGAGATCGCCCGCATGAACCTCGACTACGCGCTGGAGCGCCCCGAACTCGCGGCCGAATTGATGCCTGGCATCCGCCTGGTGTCGAAAGGCCGGACCGGATAA
- a CDS encoding TetR/AcrR family transcriptional regulator, with product MSATAPARTSFKEQMLQAREEAIVQTANRLLAEKGFESMTVDEVAASVGIAKASLYKHFPSKEDLAAAAMVRIMQRTLDFLASVPAEDKPVDKLRAVVRWAMQVQLAGEMPSLPHQNSTLRATLMNNRGYLDRLVTISDRLGGWIQAAQADGSINQSLPAIAVLYTLFARACDPVLGFLKAGGLQTDEQIVELVLSTCFEGIASR from the coding sequence ATGAGTGCCACCGCCCCCGCCAGGACTTCGTTCAAGGAACAGATGCTGCAGGCCCGCGAAGAGGCCATCGTGCAGACCGCCAACCGCCTGCTCGCCGAAAAAGGCTTCGAGTCGATGACGGTCGACGAGGTCGCCGCATCAGTGGGCATCGCCAAGGCCAGTCTCTACAAGCATTTTCCGAGCAAGGAAGACCTTGCCGCCGCGGCAATGGTGCGGATCATGCAGCGCACGCTCGACTTCCTGGCCTCGGTGCCGGCCGAGGACAAGCCCGTCGACAAGCTTCGCGCGGTGGTGCGCTGGGCCATGCAGGTGCAGTTGGCCGGCGAGATGCCGTCGCTGCCGCACCAGAACTCCACGCTGCGCGCCACGCTCATGAACAACCGCGGCTACCTCGACCGGCTGGTCACGATCAGCGACAGGCTCGGCGGCTGGATCCAGGCGGCCCAGGCCGATGGTTCGATCAACCAAAGCCTGCCGGCCATCGCTGTGCTCTACACGCTGTTCGCGCGCGCGTGCGATCCGGTGCTCGGTTTCCTGAAGGCCGGCGGGCTGCAGACCGACGAGCAGATCGTCGAACTGGTGCTCTCGACCTGTTTCGAAGGCATCGCCTCGCGCTGA
- a CDS encoding amidase, producing MTQQQEQRRTFLKRTAGAAAATGLLGICSRAFAQGPGDGTGKAMGQLSMAEMARRLAAGTLTSSQLVQEALAAIQNPAGEGARSFIRVHADTARSTAARLDAERKAGRPAASPIAGIPISLKDLFDEAGITTLGGSVVLAGQPPAARDAIVVERLRRAGAIVIGRTNTVEFAYTGLGVNPHYGTPKNVFDRATGRIPGGSTSGGAISVADGMAAGAIGTDTGGSLRIPAALNGLVGFKPTQRRVPLDGVMPLSTSFDSAGPMAWTVEDCALLDAVMAAELYRPLRVLPLRGLRFAVPRTFFQDDLSPAVAAAFSSALSKLSAAGATVTDLPMTEFAKAPTINPRGMITAAEAFTWHREFIKTGAARYDPRVLARIKTGETITAPDYLQLQALRRQFIRAINAAAGSYDAMLMPTTPDIAPPIAEVLKDDETYYRINARMLRNPSVVNLFDGCALSVPCHDAGTAPVGLMVAGIGNTDHRLLAVGAAVEAVVTPRRAISS from the coding sequence ATGACGCAACAGCAAGAACAACGACGCACCTTCCTGAAACGGACCGCGGGTGCCGCCGCGGCCACCGGGCTGCTCGGCATCTGCTCGCGCGCTTTCGCCCAGGGTCCGGGCGACGGCACCGGAAAGGCGATGGGTCAGTTGTCGATGGCCGAGATGGCACGCCGCCTCGCCGCCGGCACGCTCACCAGCAGCCAGCTCGTGCAGGAAGCACTGGCCGCCATCCAGAACCCCGCGGGCGAAGGCGCGCGCAGCTTCATCCGCGTGCACGCCGATACGGCCCGCAGCACTGCCGCGCGGCTCGACGCCGAACGCAAGGCCGGCCGCCCGGCCGCCTCGCCGATCGCCGGCATCCCGATCTCGCTGAAAGACCTGTTCGACGAAGCCGGCATCACCACGCTTGGCGGCTCCGTCGTGCTGGCCGGCCAGCCGCCGGCAGCGCGCGACGCCATCGTGGTCGAGCGGCTGCGCCGGGCCGGCGCGATCGTCATCGGACGCACCAACACGGTCGAGTTCGCCTATACCGGGCTCGGCGTGAACCCGCACTACGGCACGCCGAAGAACGTGTTCGACCGCGCCACCGGCCGCATTCCGGGCGGCTCCACCTCCGGCGGCGCGATCTCGGTGGCCGACGGCATGGCGGCTGGCGCCATCGGCACCGACACCGGCGGCTCGCTGCGCATTCCGGCGGCGCTCAACGGGCTCGTGGGCTTCAAGCCGACGCAGCGCCGCGTGCCGCTCGACGGCGTGATGCCGCTGTCGACCTCCTTCGATTCGGCCGGCCCGATGGCGTGGACGGTCGAAGACTGCGCACTTCTCGACGCCGTGATGGCCGCCGAGCTGTACCGCCCGCTGCGCGTGCTGCCCTTGCGCGGCCTGCGCTTCGCAGTGCCCAGGACCTTCTTCCAGGACGACCTGTCGCCGGCGGTGGCCGCGGCCTTCTCGTCGGCGCTGTCGAAGCTCTCGGCCGCGGGCGCCACGGTCACGGACCTGCCGATGACCGAGTTCGCGAAGGCGCCGACCATCAACCCGCGCGGCATGATCACCGCGGCGGAGGCCTTCACCTGGCACCGCGAATTCATCAAGACCGGCGCCGCCAGGTACGACCCGCGCGTGCTGGCCCGCATCAAGACCGGCGAGACCATCACCGCGCCCGACTACCTGCAGCTGCAGGCGCTGCGCCGCCAGTTCATCCGCGCGATCAATGCCGCGGCCGGCAGCTACGACGCGATGCTGATGCCCACCACGCCCGACATCGCGCCACCGATCGCCGAGGTGCTGAAGGACGACGAGACCTACTACCGCATCAACGCCCGCATGCTGCGCAACCCCTCGGTGGTGAACCTGTTCGACGGCTGCGCGCTCTCGGTGCCCTGCCACGATGCGGGCACGGCGCCGGTCGGACTGATGGTGGCCGGCATCGGCAATACCGACCACCGCCTGCTGGCAGTCGGCGCGGCAGTGGAAGCGGTGGTGACGCCGCGGCGCGCGATCAGCAGCTGA
- a CDS encoding metallophosphoesterase → MKLQLLSDLHLESHPRFHADPVEGADMLVLAGDIGSYQQRSRLTETDFGLGRFSPRNGWPTPVIYVPGNHEYDNLDFDETHDRLRELCEELDIFWLEREARVIDGIRFVGTTLWADFDALAEPTDTLAEALKKRGKAMRAADFYLEKAATMRNGELFLAEQLREQGLVCQAWLAQALAEPFDGTTVTITHFAPSLESGDPRYGLTPGTAGFCNALDDLLPHARLWLHGHLHCPSDYVKNGCRVVANPLGYARNGEQEGFKPHLLVEVR, encoded by the coding sequence ATGAAGTTGCAACTGCTGTCCGACCTGCACCTGGAGTCCCATCCCCGCTTCCATGCCGATCCGGTGGAAGGCGCCGACATGCTGGTCCTTGCAGGCGACATCGGCTCCTACCAACAACGCTCCCGGCTGACGGAGACCGACTTCGGACTAGGCCGCTTCTCGCCCCGCAACGGCTGGCCGACCCCGGTGATCTATGTGCCGGGCAACCACGAATACGACAACCTCGACTTCGACGAGACCCACGACCGCCTGCGCGAACTGTGCGAGGAACTCGACATCTTCTGGCTCGAGCGCGAGGCGCGCGTCATCGACGGCATCCGCTTCGTCGGCACCACGCTCTGGGCCGACTTCGATGCGCTGGCCGAACCCACGGACACCCTGGCCGAGGCGCTGAAGAAGCGCGGCAAGGCGATGCGCGCCGCCGATTTCTACCTTGAAAAAGCAGCCACCATGCGTAACGGCGAGCTGTTCCTTGCCGAGCAGCTCCGCGAGCAGGGTCTGGTTTGCCAGGCCTGGCTCGCCCAGGCATTGGCCGAACCCTTCGACGGCACGACCGTGACCATCACGCACTTCGCGCCCAGCCTCGAGAGCGGCGATCCGCGCTACGGCCTGACGCCCGGCACGGCCGGTTTCTGCAATGCGCTCGACGACCTGCTGCCCCATGCCAGGCTATGGCTGCACGGCCATCTTCACTGTCCGTCCGACTACGTGAAGAACGGCTGCCGCGTGGTGGCCAACCCGCTCGGCTATGCGCGAAATGGCGAGCAGGAAGGCTTCAAGCCCCACCTGCTGGTCGAAGTGCGCTGA